Below is a window of Undibacterium sp. YM2 DNA.
ATAAAAGGCTGGAGACTGGAACTGGGTATGGACTTGGCTGCCTTGCCGGATGCCCAGGAGCCAAATAGCGAACCACCTATTGCAGAGACCAGTACCGCCAGTATGCGCATTTCCATGCCTTCGGGCGGGAAGATGAGCCACAGTCCACCAGCCAGCAAACCAGCGATACCGCCGATGAGCATGCCAACTTCGGCACCATGTATGAGGTCAGTTTTCTGGAAAGAATTGGCTTCCGGCATATCGGCTGGCAGCGTGCCTTCCCTGGCGCAAAAATGCATGTGTCGCTCATCTATGCGTGCAAGTAAAAGTTCATCGAGCATGGCCCTGGCGCTGGCCAGATCAGGCAACATGAAATACAGTCTGCGTCTCATGACTATCTCCATCAAGGTAAGAAAGCACTGAGGCAGTTGCGAGAATATCGCGGTGACCACCATGGTCAGGGGACAAGACAGCAAGCATCGTATGCTCTGCCGGGTCGCTTGCAAGATCTGCCGGGCCTATTGTTCAAGCTTGCCTGACCATCTTGGTTTTACAACAATCTCCAGCAGAAAAAACGACAGGATGTGCAACTGCCTTAATCATTGTTATAGACAATTCCAGGCAAAATACAAATGGCAAATTACTCTCTTTCTGGACACTTATTTGGCAGAAAAAATCAGCCAAAGTGATAAAAATTCGCTTGACCAGCCCGGCCATAGCCTGAATACTGGAATTTCTCTGGGAACATGATTTTTTCCCAGACTTGCAAGCTTGGTAAAGCGACCAAAAAATGGCTGCATCAAGCTATATTGGGCTACATTTGCAGTATGGGACTGAGATGAGAAAATTCATTTTCCTGCTTGCTTTGCTATTCAACCTGCCCAGTCAGGCGCAGCCCGCTGCCGAAGGGCAAATCAAATGGGTCTCTGCAGAATTACCTCCGTATCTGTGGTTACAACATAATGTACCGCAAGGCTACGTCTATGAATTGATTGCGGCGATGTCTGCGCAACTGGGGCGCAAACCCGATCTGAGTATTTATCCCTGGGTCAGGGCAATCAAGATGACCAAGGAAGGTCAGAATTATGGCGTCTTCCCGCTGGACAGGACAGCAGACCGTGAAAGCAGTTTTAAATGGCTGATACATCTGGGCACAGCGCCTAACCGTTTTTTTGGCAAGCGCTCTGGCAGTGTCAATATAGAAAACGCAACGCTGGAACAGTTGCGCGGCTTGCGTGTGGGTATAGTGCGTGGCTCTTCGCTGGAAAAAGATTTGCACGCCCAGAATTTCCGTAATATCCAGTATGAAAAAGACTACCAGAGCCTGCTCAAGTTATTGCAACTGGGTGGCCTGGATGCCGTGTATTCCGGCTATGCCATCATGACATCAGCGATAGAAGAATATGGCTTCCGCCTGGAAGATTTCAGCACAGGTCTGAACATGGGCAGCGCCGAACTGTATATGGCCAGTTCCATGAATGTCAGTGAAGATGAAGAACGGGCCTGGCGCAAAGCCTATGAAGTTTTACATAAAGATGGCACGGTACAAAAGCTGCGCAAGAAATATTTTTCCTGGGAATAGCAGCCCTGCTTTTTAAACAAAAAGAGGGCTGCAATGATGGCAGCAATGGTGAGTCTCACCCTCCCATGGGCGTGCACAATTCCACCAAACTGCCATCCGGGCAACGCAAATAAGATACCACCTGGCCCCAGGGTTTTTCAGCCGGGGCAGACAATTCCTGGGCACCCGCAGCAATTGCCTGCGCATGGGCAGCAGCCACGTCTGTAGTAGTAAATGCGACCTCCATGCCCAGCGGTTTTTCTGAGCTGTGTGCAGCCACATGACCGCAGGAATAATTCATATCGCCCATGGCGTGTGCAGCAAAAGCCAGCGTCGTGGCACCGGTATCGAGTTCGCCATACATGCCTGACTCATGCAGGAAACGGGTGGCAAATCCAAAGGCTTTTTCAAAAAAGGCCAGCGATGCGGCAACGTCAGGGACGTAGATAATGGTGTAAGCGAAGTTCATGACTCATTCCTTATTTTTTCAACAGACTGGAGCCGGACTCATCATGCAGGA
It encodes the following:
- a CDS encoding ABC transporter substrate-binding protein; the encoded protein is MRKFIFLLALLFNLPSQAQPAAEGQIKWVSAELPPYLWLQHNVPQGYVYELIAAMSAQLGRKPDLSIYPWVRAIKMTKEGQNYGVFPLDRTADRESSFKWLIHLGTAPNRFFGKRSGSVNIENATLEQLRGLRVGIVRGSSLEKDLHAQNFRNIQYEKDYQSLLKLLQLGGLDAVYSGYAIMTSAIEEYGFRLEDFSTGLNMGSAELYMASSMNVSEDEERAWRKAYEVLHKDGTVQKLRKKYFSWE
- a CDS encoding DUF1269 domain-containing protein; the protein is MRRRLYFMLPDLASARAMLDELLLARIDERHMHFCAREGTLPADMPEANSFQKTDLIHGAEVGMLIGGIAGLLAGGLWLIFPPEGMEMRILAVLVSAIGGSLFGSWASGKAAKSIPSSSLQPFMDDIDSGKVLLMVDVPFKRIAEIQQLVSNRHPEIRFGGVDPHVPVFS
- a CDS encoding VOC family protein; this encodes MNFAYTIIYVPDVAASLAFFEKAFGFATRFLHESGMYGELDTGATTLAFAAHAMGDMNYSCGHVAAHSSEKPLGMEVAFTTTDVAAAHAQAIAAGAQELSAPAEKPWGQVVSYLRCPDGSLVELCTPMGG